One region of Catenuloplanes indicus genomic DNA includes:
- a CDS encoding DUF58 domain-containing protein yields the protein MREALRGLTTRGRSFLAAGLAAALSAVVLGERDLLRVAILLIALPLIAAIYVGRNRYRLACTRSLDPQRTPVGGNARVVLRLQNMSRLPTGTLLLEDRLPYALGSRPRVVLERLAAGQASSVGYTVRADLRGRYQVGPLIVRLTDPFGLCELTRAFPSTDRLTVIPQVTPLPAVRLTGEYAGTGESRARSVAVHGEDDAATREYRRGDDLRRVHWRSTARKGELMVRREEQPWDSRATVVLDTRAGAYRGEGPTASFEFAVSAAASIALHLRQAGYKLRLVTGAGADIDASEASGDGVLLDHLAEVKPQTGDIASLIENVRGRSDGGLVIALLGSLTAGEAEVLARLRGSNATCIGFLVDSSTWVNLPPEARAEADTAQNSAALSLTRSGWRVVGVNHGAKLAGLWPQIGRGTQGFAFRATMAETVAGGRR from the coding sequence ATGCGCGAAGCCCTGCGCGGACTGACCACGCGTGGCCGCTCGTTCCTGGCGGCCGGCCTGGCCGCGGCGCTCTCCGCCGTGGTGCTCGGCGAGCGGGACCTGCTGCGGGTGGCGATCCTGCTGATAGCCCTGCCGCTGATCGCGGCCATCTACGTGGGACGCAACCGCTACCGGCTGGCCTGCACCCGCTCGCTGGACCCACAGCGCACCCCGGTCGGCGGCAACGCCCGCGTGGTGCTGCGCCTGCAGAACATGTCCCGGCTGCCCACCGGCACGCTGCTGCTGGAGGACCGGCTGCCGTACGCGCTGGGCAGCCGGCCCCGGGTGGTGCTGGAGCGGCTCGCGGCCGGCCAGGCCAGCTCGGTCGGCTATACCGTGCGCGCCGACCTGCGCGGCCGCTACCAGGTCGGCCCGCTGATCGTGCGGCTCACCGACCCGTTCGGCCTGTGCGAACTGACCCGCGCGTTCCCCAGCACCGACCGGCTCACCGTGATCCCGCAGGTCACCCCGCTGCCCGCGGTGCGCCTGACCGGGGAGTACGCGGGCACCGGCGAGAGCCGCGCCCGGTCCGTCGCGGTGCACGGCGAGGACGACGCGGCCACGCGTGAGTACCGCCGCGGCGACGATCTGCGCCGCGTGCACTGGCGCTCCACCGCGCGCAAGGGCGAGCTGATGGTCCGCCGCGAGGAGCAGCCGTGGGACAGCCGGGCCACCGTCGTGCTGGACACGCGCGCCGGCGCGTACCGGGGCGAGGGCCCGACCGCGAGCTTCGAGTTCGCGGTGTCCGCGGCCGCCAGCATCGCGCTGCACCTGCGTCAGGCCGGCTACAAGCTGCGCCTGGTGACCGGCGCGGGCGCGGACATCGACGCGTCCGAGGCGTCCGGTGACGGCGTGCTGCTCGACCATCTGGCCGAGGTCAAGCCGCAGACCGGCGACATCGCCTCACTGATCGAGAACGTACGCGGCCGCTCCGACGGCGGCCTGGTCATCGCGCTGCTCGGCTCGCTGACCGCCGGTGAGGCGGAGGTGCTGGCCCGGCTCCGGGGCAGCAACGCCACCTGCATCGGCTTCCTGGTGGACAGCTCCACCTGGGTGAACCTGCCGCCGGAGGCACGGGCCGAGGCGGACACGGCGCAGAACTCCGCCGCGCTCAGCCTGACCCGCAGCGGCTGGCGGGTGGTCGGCGTGAACCACGGCGCCAAGCTCGCCGGGCTGTGGCCGCAGATCGGCCGCGGCACGCAGGGCTTCGCCTTCCGGGCGACGATGGCCGAGACCGTGGCGGGAGGACGGCGATGA
- a CDS encoding MFS transporter, with amino-acid sequence MTRDFRLYWIGQTTSRVGGAVTTVALPLAAITVLQASTFQVATLAAAVWLPWLLAGLPAGVLVDRSRSRRHIMIACDLVAAALFISVPVAAWLGTLTIAHLLVVALLTGLVSVFVETAGQVYLAELLPAERLAAGNARLVGADSAAKVAGPGLGGLIAQVFGAVAGLLVDALTFVISAACMIAVRHRETPTAPAGTVRSHTPATSGTDGNPATGHSAAPSGDSATGRGPGTDREAATGHAPAADGQPAAGTGRGPAAARTTTAAVVEGLRFVARDPLLRVMTLYGAAANLALNGYSAIQVLFLVRENGADPGLAGLLMALIAAGGIAGAAIAGPLGRRFGTARTMLAVQLLTAPFALLVPLARPGAGLALVVAGGVVMTTGIVANNVIKGAFRQAYVPRQLLGRVINSMQLLNYGAIPVGALIGGALGTALGLRPTMWIMSIAIVAASGLLFIGPLKRLRDLPTTPGAGMTSAASEPIAAAETDGDTEAGRLAPV; translated from the coding sequence ATGACCAGGGATTTCCGGCTGTACTGGATCGGCCAGACGACGAGCCGCGTCGGCGGTGCGGTGACCACGGTCGCGCTGCCGCTGGCCGCGATCACGGTGCTGCAGGCGAGCACGTTCCAGGTGGCGACGCTGGCGGCCGCGGTGTGGCTGCCGTGGCTGCTGGCCGGGCTGCCGGCCGGCGTGCTGGTCGACCGGTCCCGGTCGCGGCGGCACATCATGATCGCGTGTGACCTGGTGGCGGCCGCACTCTTCATCAGCGTGCCGGTCGCTGCCTGGCTGGGCACGCTCACGATCGCCCACCTGCTGGTCGTGGCGTTGCTGACCGGCCTGGTGTCGGTGTTCGTCGAGACCGCGGGCCAGGTCTACCTGGCCGAGCTGCTGCCCGCCGAGCGACTCGCCGCCGGCAACGCCCGCCTGGTCGGCGCGGACTCCGCCGCGAAGGTGGCCGGCCCCGGCCTCGGCGGCCTGATCGCGCAGGTGTTCGGCGCGGTCGCCGGCCTGCTGGTGGACGCGCTCACGTTCGTGATCTCGGCCGCCTGCATGATCGCGGTCCGCCACCGCGAGACGCCCACGGCGCCCGCCGGGACGGTCCGCAGCCACACGCCGGCCACCTCGGGAACGGACGGCAACCCGGCCACCGGCCACAGCGCGGCCCCGAGCGGTGACTCGGCCACCGGCCGCGGCCCGGGCACCGACCGCGAGGCGGCCACCGGCCACGCACCGGCCGCGGACGGCCAGCCGGCCGCCGGGACCGGCCGGGGACCGGCCGCAGCGCGCACGACGACGGCGGCGGTCGTGGAAGGGCTGCGGTTCGTGGCGCGGGATCCGCTGCTGCGGGTGATGACGCTCTACGGTGCCGCCGCGAACCTCGCGCTGAACGGCTACAGCGCGATCCAGGTGCTGTTCCTGGTCCGGGAGAACGGTGCCGATCCCGGCCTGGCCGGGCTGCTGATGGCGCTGATCGCCGCGGGCGGCATCGCCGGTGCCGCGATCGCCGGGCCGCTCGGCCGCCGATTCGGGACCGCCCGCACGATGCTCGCGGTCCAGCTGCTGACCGCACCGTTCGCGCTGCTGGTGCCACTGGCCCGGCCCGGTGCCGGACTGGCGCTGGTGGTTGCCGGTGGCGTGGTGATGACGACCGGCATCGTGGCGAACAACGTGATCAAGGGAGCGTTCCGGCAGGCGTACGTGCCCCGGCAGCTGCTCGGTCGCGTGATCAACAGCATGCAGCTGCTGAACTACGGCGCGATCCCGGTGGGCGCGCTGATCGGCGGCGCGCTCGGCACCGCGCTCGGCCTGCGCCCCACCATGTGGATCATGTCGATCGCGATCGTCGCCGCGAGCGGCCTGCTCTTCATCGGCCCGCTCAAGCGCCTGCGCGACCTGCCCACGACACCCGGGGCGGGCATGACGTCCGCCGCGAGCGAGCCGATCGCCGCGGCCGAGACGGACGGCGACACCGAGGCCGGCCGCCTCGCCCCGGTCTGA
- a CDS encoding ArsR/SmtB family transcription factor has product MTIDGVRRIDDPRVLAALSHPLRRRLMDVLKVDGPATASVLASATDQAVGNVSHHLKVLRECGLIEEAPELAKDRRERWWRLVSRGLRWSTSDFTDDPAAEAVAEAALSMNLDYHVSRVRAWYAAGDEERAHWGEAPFSGDQWLRLTPAELAELEADLLAVIERWRTREIPDDGAERRPVYVFAHGVPGRPGR; this is encoded by the coding sequence ATGACGATCGATGGCGTACGGAGGATCGACGACCCACGGGTCCTCGCCGCGCTCTCCCATCCGCTGCGGCGGCGGCTGATGGACGTGCTGAAGGTGGACGGGCCGGCGACCGCGAGCGTCCTCGCGAGCGCGACGGACCAGGCCGTGGGGAACGTCAGCCACCACCTGAAGGTGCTGCGCGAGTGCGGACTGATCGAGGAGGCGCCGGAGCTGGCCAAGGACCGGCGGGAGCGCTGGTGGCGGCTGGTGAGCCGGGGCCTGCGGTGGAGCACGTCCGACTTCACGGACGACCCGGCCGCCGAGGCGGTCGCGGAGGCCGCGCTGTCGATGAACCTGGACTACCACGTCTCTCGCGTCCGGGCCTGGTACGCGGCCGGTGACGAGGAGCGGGCGCACTGGGGCGAGGCGCCGTTCAGCGGTGACCAGTGGCTGCGGCTGACACCCGCGGAGCTGGCCGAGCTGGAGGCGGACCTGCTCGCGGTGATCGAGCGCTGGCGCACCCGGGAGATCCCGGACGACGGTGCCGAGCGGCGCCCGGTCTACGTCTTCGCGCACGGCGTGCCGGGGCGGCCGGGCCGATGA
- a CDS encoding type 1 glutamine amidotransferase, with product MVRVVWVYPDLLSTYGDRGNMLILAKRAQQRGIPVETIEVRSDQPLPTHADIYLIGGGEDGPQALAAQRLNTDGGLHRAVNQGAAVFAVCAGYQLLGTSFFAKGAKCQGLELIDIYSDRGESRAVGELAGDVDPRLGLPRLTGFENHGGRTHLGPTVSPLARVSVGIGNDGQTEGAWRGKILGTYSHGPALARNPAIADLLLRWATGYDSLPPVDDSWHDNLRNERFAAARPNPQ from the coding sequence GTGGTGCGCGTGGTGTGGGTCTACCCGGACCTGCTCTCCACCTACGGCGACCGCGGCAACATGCTGATCCTGGCCAAGCGGGCCCAGCAGCGCGGCATCCCGGTCGAGACCATCGAGGTCCGCTCCGACCAGCCGCTGCCCACGCACGCGGACATCTACCTGATCGGCGGCGGTGAGGACGGCCCGCAGGCGCTCGCGGCCCAGCGGCTGAACACCGACGGCGGCCTGCACCGCGCGGTCAACCAGGGCGCCGCGGTCTTCGCGGTCTGCGCCGGTTACCAATTGCTCGGCACGTCGTTCTTCGCCAAGGGTGCGAAGTGCCAGGGGCTGGAGCTGATCGACATCTACTCGGACCGGGGCGAGAGCCGCGCGGTCGGCGAGCTCGCCGGCGACGTGGACCCGCGCCTCGGCCTGCCGCGCCTGACCGGCTTCGAGAACCACGGCGGCCGCACCCACCTCGGCCCCACCGTCTCGCCGCTGGCCCGGGTCAGCGTCGGCATCGGCAACGACGGCCAGACCGAGGGCGCGTGGCGCGGCAAGATCCTCGGTACCTACTCGCACGGCCCGGCGCTGGCCCGCAACCCGGCCATCGCCGACCTGCTGTTGCGGTGGGCCACCGGTTACGACTCGCTGCCGCCGGTCGACGACAGCTGGCACGACAACCTGCGCAACGAGCGGTTCGCCGCCGCCCGGCCGAACCCGCAGTGA
- the leuS gene encoding leucine--tRNA ligase — protein sequence MSEPAETTAADTPPFRYTAAMAGEIELRWQDFWESHGTFDAPNPVGELADASHPRAGAPKLHVQDMFPYPSGSGLHVGHPLGYIGTDCYTRYKRMTGFNVLHPMGFDAFGLPAEQYAVQTGTHPRVTTEANVERYRAQLRRLGLAYDNRRSIATTDVEYYRWTQWIFLQVFNSWYDTAQRKARPIAELITEFETGARGVDWSSLSPVEKRKIIDDHRLAYVSEAPVNWCPGLGTVLANEEVTPDGRSERGNFPVFKRSLKQWMMRITAYGDRLIEDLDALDWPEPVKLMQRNWIGRSQGAHVTFGTPAGDEITVFTTRPDTLFGATYMVLAPEHELVPALTAASWPAGTKDAWTGGHATPAEAVADYRAKAAAKTDEERQADAKEKTGVFTGSFAINPVNGAEIPVFIADYVLAGYGTGAIMAVPAQDTRDWEFAEAFDLEIIRTVQPTEGWDGGAFTGDGPAINSARTDGDLDLNGLGVADAKTRMIAWLEERGHGAGATTYRLRDWLFSRQRYWGEPFPIVYDETGLPVALPESMLPVALPDVDDFSPRTFDPDDADTEPETPLSRAREWVEVELDLGDGPKRYKRETNTMPQWAGSCWYELRYLDPKNDKALVDPANEAYWMGPQRDGDPGGVDLYVGGVEHAVLHLLYARFWHKVLFDLGHVSSFEPFRKLYNQGYIQAYAFRDARGIAVPAEEVVERDGKWFYNGEPVTREYGKMGKSLKNVVTPDEMCETYGADTFRVYEMAMGPLDVSRPWETRAVVGSQRFLQRAWRLVIDEETGAVRVGDEPADEKTRRLLHKVIDGVRGDMEELRFNTAIAKLIELTNGLTGLSVVPREAVEPLVLMMSPFAPHMAEELWGRLGHEGTLAYADFPVADPALLVAETVTYPIQINGKVRGKIEIAADADEATVRSTALAAVAENLGGREPRKVIVVKGRMVSVVL from the coding sequence ATGAGTGAGCCAGCCGAGACCACGGCGGCGGATACCCCCCCGTTCCGGTACACCGCCGCGATGGCCGGCGAGATCGAGCTGCGGTGGCAGGACTTCTGGGAATCGCACGGCACGTTCGACGCGCCGAACCCGGTGGGCGAGCTGGCCGACGCGTCGCACCCGCGCGCCGGTGCGCCCAAGCTGCACGTCCAGGACATGTTCCCGTACCCGTCCGGCTCCGGCCTGCACGTCGGCCACCCGCTGGGCTACATCGGCACCGACTGCTACACCCGCTACAAGCGGATGACCGGCTTCAACGTGCTGCACCCGATGGGCTTCGACGCGTTCGGCCTGCCCGCGGAGCAGTACGCGGTGCAGACCGGCACACACCCGCGGGTCACCACCGAGGCGAACGTCGAGCGGTACCGCGCGCAGCTGCGCCGGCTGGGCCTGGCCTACGACAACCGCCGGTCGATCGCGACCACGGACGTCGAGTACTACCGCTGGACGCAGTGGATCTTCCTGCAGGTCTTCAACTCGTGGTACGACACCGCGCAGCGGAAGGCGCGGCCGATCGCCGAGCTGATCACCGAGTTCGAGACGGGTGCGCGCGGGGTGGACTGGTCCTCGCTGAGCCCGGTCGAAAAGCGGAAGATCATCGACGACCACCGCCTGGCGTACGTGTCGGAGGCCCCGGTCAACTGGTGTCCCGGCCTGGGCACCGTGCTGGCCAACGAGGAGGTCACGCCGGACGGGCGCAGCGAGCGCGGCAACTTCCCGGTCTTCAAACGCAGCCTGAAGCAGTGGATGATGCGGATCACCGCGTACGGCGACCGGCTGATCGAGGACCTGGACGCGCTGGACTGGCCGGAGCCGGTCAAGCTGATGCAGCGCAACTGGATCGGCCGCTCGCAGGGCGCGCACGTCACGTTCGGCACGCCCGCCGGCGACGAGATCACGGTCTTCACCACCCGGCCGGACACGCTGTTCGGCGCGACCTACATGGTGCTGGCGCCGGAGCACGAGCTGGTCCCCGCGCTGACCGCGGCGTCCTGGCCGGCCGGCACGAAGGACGCGTGGACCGGCGGGCACGCCACCCCGGCCGAGGCGGTCGCGGACTACCGGGCCAAGGCCGCGGCGAAGACCGACGAGGAACGCCAGGCGGACGCGAAGGAGAAGACCGGTGTGTTCACCGGCTCCTTCGCGATCAACCCGGTGAACGGCGCGGAGATCCCGGTCTTCATCGCGGACTACGTGCTGGCCGGGTACGGCACCGGCGCGATCATGGCGGTGCCGGCGCAGGACACCCGGGACTGGGAGTTCGCCGAGGCGTTCGACCTGGAGATCATCCGGACCGTGCAGCCAACCGAGGGCTGGGACGGCGGCGCGTTCACCGGCGACGGCCCGGCGATCAACTCCGCGCGTACCGACGGCGATCTGGACCTGAACGGCCTGGGTGTCGCGGACGCGAAGACGCGCATGATCGCCTGGCTGGAGGAGCGCGGCCACGGCGCCGGCGCCACCACGTACCGGCTGCGGGACTGGCTGTTCAGCCGCCAGCGGTACTGGGGTGAGCCGTTCCCGATCGTCTACGACGAGACCGGTCTGCCGGTGGCGCTGCCCGAGTCGATGCTGCCGGTCGCGCTGCCGGACGTGGACGACTTCTCCCCGCGCACGTTCGACCCGGACGACGCGGACACCGAGCCGGAGACGCCGCTGTCCCGCGCCAGGGAGTGGGTCGAGGTCGAGCTGGACCTGGGCGACGGCCCGAAGCGCTACAAGCGCGAGACCAACACCATGCCGCAGTGGGCCGGTTCCTGCTGGTACGAGCTGCGCTACCTGGACCCGAAGAATGACAAGGCGCTGGTCGACCCGGCCAACGAGGCGTACTGGATGGGTCCGCAGCGCGACGGCGACCCGGGGGGAGTCGACCTCTACGTCGGCGGCGTCGAGCACGCGGTGCTGCACCTGCTGTACGCGCGCTTCTGGCACAAGGTGCTGTTCGACCTGGGCCACGTCTCGTCGTTCGAGCCGTTCCGCAAGCTGTACAACCAGGGCTACATCCAGGCGTACGCGTTCCGGGACGCCCGCGGCATCGCGGTGCCCGCGGAGGAGGTCGTCGAGCGGGACGGGAAGTGGTTCTACAACGGCGAGCCGGTCACCCGCGAGTACGGCAAGATGGGCAAGTCGCTGAAGAACGTGGTCACGCCGGACGAGATGTGCGAGACGTACGGCGCCGACACGTTCCGGGTCTACGAGATGGCGATGGGGCCGCTGGACGTCTCCCGTCCCTGGGAGACCCGCGCGGTGGTCGGCTCGCAGCGGTTCCTGCAGCGCGCCTGGCGCCTGGTGATCGACGAGGAGACCGGCGCGGTCCGGGTCGGCGACGAGCCGGCCGACGAGAAGACCCGGCGGCTGCTGCACAAGGTGATCGACGGCGTCCGCGGCGACATGGAGGAGCTGCGCTTCAACACCGCGATCGCCAAGCTGATCGAGCTGACGAACGGGCTGACCGGCCTGAGCGTCGTGCCCCGTGAGGCGGTCGAGCCACTGGTGCTGATGATGTCGCCGTTCGCGCCGCACATGGCCGAGGAGCTGTGGGGCCGGCTGGGGCACGAGGGCACGCTGGCGTACGCGGACTTCCCGGTCGCGGACCCGGCGCTGCTGGTGGCGGAGACGGTCACGTACCCGATCCAGATCAACGGCAAGGTCCGCGGCAAGATCGAGATCGCCGCTGACGCGGACGAGGCCACGGTACGGTCGACCGCGCTGGCCGCGGTCGCGGAGAACCTGGGCGGCCGGGAGCCGCGCAAGGTGATCGTGGTGAAGGGCCGCATGGTCAGCGTCGTGCTGTAG
- a CDS encoding AAA family ATPase, producing MSAPTWDELGGPLPKNEFKIASEAIVSNIEQVIEGKTATVRLAFAVLLAEGHLLIEDVPGVGKTKLAKTLARTIDSSVRRIQFTPDLLPSDVTGVSIYNQETHDFEFKPGAVFANLVVGDEINRASPKTQSALLECMEEHQVTVDGVTYELQTPFMVIATQNPIEMEGTYPLPEAQRDRFTARIAMGYPNAKAELAMLDGHGARDPLTGLKPVADAATIRRMIATVRNIHVADAVKQYAVDLVNATREAPDVRLGASPRATLQLLRTARAVAALDGRDFVLPDDLQVLAVPVLAHRIIPTADAQLARRTTDAILADLVRRLPLPHDRGRSPYDTRPQVPGGDDRSRYEPRGL from the coding sequence GTGTCCGCACCTACCTGGGACGAGCTCGGTGGTCCGCTGCCGAAGAACGAGTTCAAGATTGCCAGCGAGGCGATCGTCTCCAATATCGAGCAGGTGATCGAGGGCAAGACCGCGACCGTCCGGCTCGCCTTCGCCGTGCTGCTCGCCGAGGGTCACCTGCTGATCGAGGACGTCCCCGGTGTCGGCAAGACCAAGCTGGCCAAGACGCTGGCCCGCACGATCGACTCGTCGGTGCGCCGCATCCAGTTCACGCCGGACCTGCTGCCCAGTGACGTCACCGGTGTGAGCATCTACAACCAGGAGACGCACGACTTCGAGTTCAAGCCGGGTGCGGTGTTCGCGAACCTGGTGGTCGGCGACGAGATCAACCGGGCCTCGCCGAAGACGCAGTCCGCGCTGCTGGAGTGCATGGAGGAGCACCAGGTCACGGTCGACGGCGTCACGTACGAGCTGCAGACGCCGTTCATGGTCATCGCGACCCAGAACCCGATCGAGATGGAGGGCACCTACCCCCTCCCGGAGGCGCAGCGCGACCGGTTCACCGCCCGGATCGCGATGGGCTACCCGAACGCCAAGGCCGAGCTGGCCATGCTCGACGGCCACGGCGCCCGCGACCCGCTGACCGGGCTGAAGCCGGTGGCGGACGCGGCCACGATCCGCCGCATGATCGCCACGGTACGGAACATCCACGTGGCCGACGCGGTCAAGCAGTACGCGGTCGACCTGGTCAACGCGACCCGCGAGGCGCCGGACGTGCGCCTCGGCGCCTCCCCGCGCGCCACGCTCCAGCTGCTGCGCACGGCCCGCGCCGTGGCCGCGCTGGACGGCCGCGACTTCGTGCTGCCGGACGATCTGCAGGTGCTGGCCGTGCCGGTGCTCGCGCACCGGATCATCCCGACCGCGGACGCGCAGCTCGCCCGGCGTACCACCGACGCGATCCTGGCCGACCTGGTCCGCCGGCTTCCGCTGCCGCACGACCGGGGCCGCTCGCCGTACGACACGCGTCCCCAGGTCCCCGGCGGCGACGACCGCAGCCGGTACGAACCGCGGGGGCTGTAG
- a CDS encoding TVP38/TMEM64 family protein codes for MTDAAAPLLICPQTGRRLTMPLQSARSLPGVPSGPAAGHADAPAFDAGVPVAPRRSRKARLLRVAALVTAVAALGTAAATLPLHEIQDAARSLGWAAALVMAGVGALLLAVLVPRTAISLACGALLGPALGFTAAITAAMLAATITYFAGRWAGHGLLAARVGGRLHRLDGWLSQRGFSAVLLVRLLPLAPFGLMGYAYGTTSVRRHHYLLGTLVASTPSAFSYSILGAAVMTPGDVNPITFIPAVCGVVLTSTIVYRWRRASRRTAAD; via the coding sequence ATGACGGACGCCGCCGCTCCACTGCTGATCTGCCCGCAGACCGGCCGACGCCTCACCATGCCGCTCCAGTCCGCCCGCTCACTCCCGGGCGTACCGTCCGGTCCCGCGGCCGGGCACGCGGATGCGCCGGCGTTCGACGCCGGGGTGCCGGTCGCGCCGCGGCGCAGCCGGAAGGCACGCCTCCTGCGAGTGGCCGCGCTGGTCACCGCGGTCGCCGCGCTCGGCACCGCGGCCGCCACGCTGCCGCTGCACGAGATCCAGGACGCCGCGCGCTCGCTCGGCTGGGCCGCCGCGTTGGTGATGGCCGGCGTCGGCGCGCTGCTGCTGGCCGTGCTGGTCCCGCGTACCGCGATCTCGCTGGCCTGCGGCGCGCTCCTCGGCCCCGCGCTCGGCTTCACCGCCGCGATCACCGCCGCGATGCTCGCCGCCACCATCACCTACTTCGCCGGCCGCTGGGCCGGTCACGGCCTCCTCGCCGCCCGCGTCGGCGGCCGCCTGCACCGCCTGGACGGCTGGCTCAGCCAGCGCGGCTTCTCCGCGGTCCTGCTGGTCCGGCTGCTGCCGCTCGCCCCGTTCGGCCTGATGGGCTACGCCTACGGCACCACGTCGGTGCGCCGCCACCACTACCTGCTCGGCACGCTGGTCGCCTCGACCCCGTCCGCCTTCAGCTACTCGATCCTCGGCGCGGCCGTGATGACCCCGGGCGACGTCAACCCGATCACGTTCATCCCCGCGGTCTGCGGCGTGGTCCTCACCTCCACGATCGTCTACCGCTGGCGCCGCGCCTCGCGCCGCACCGCGGCCGACTGA
- a CDS encoding MurT ligase domain-containing protein, with amino-acid sequence MPLRAKVATQVSRTAAALSRAAGRGDGSVIGGWIGLKIDPDLLEHLAAGRAIALVSGTNGKTTTTRLTAAALGVLGPVATNSFGANMPTGHTSALAKAGDTPYAVLEVDEHYLPQVIEETRPRVIALLNLSRDQLDRAKEVAMMAQLWRTTLAKHPEVAIVGNADDPMIVWAAGNSPTVSWFSAGQRWQDDSWVCPECGSTIERQDGQWWCTGCPLRRPAPQWVVEDDGVLDPSGAWHLIRLQLPGRVNLGNAATALAVAAAFGIRPLQAVPTLSSVASVAGRYAQVDRDGRNIRLLLAKNPASWLEAFDMADNAPTLLSINARDPDGLDTSWLFDVDFSPLRGRQVLITGDRAYDLAVRLDVNDVPFRHVQTFGEAIASVPPGRLEVIANYTAFQDIRAELDRVN; translated from the coding sequence ATGCCCCTCCGCGCCAAGGTCGCGACCCAGGTCTCCCGCACCGCCGCCGCGCTCTCCCGCGCGGCTGGGCGGGGCGACGGGTCCGTGATCGGTGGCTGGATCGGTCTCAAGATCGATCCTGACCTGCTCGAGCACCTCGCCGCCGGCCGCGCCATCGCGCTGGTCTCCGGCACCAACGGCAAGACCACGACCACCCGGCTGACCGCGGCCGCGCTGGGCGTGCTCGGCCCGGTGGCGACCAACTCCTTCGGTGCCAACATGCCCACCGGGCACACCTCCGCACTGGCCAAGGCCGGTGACACGCCGTACGCGGTGCTGGAGGTGGACGAGCACTACCTGCCTCAGGTGATCGAGGAGACCCGCCCCCGGGTCATCGCGCTGCTCAACCTCTCCCGGGACCAGCTGGACCGGGCCAAGGAGGTGGCGATGATGGCCCAGCTCTGGCGCACCACGCTGGCCAAGCACCCCGAGGTCGCGATCGTCGGCAACGCGGACGACCCGATGATCGTCTGGGCGGCCGGCAACTCCCCCACGGTCTCCTGGTTCAGCGCCGGTCAGCGCTGGCAGGACGACTCCTGGGTGTGCCCGGAGTGCGGCTCCACCATCGAGCGGCAGGACGGCCAGTGGTGGTGCACCGGCTGCCCGCTGCGCCGCCCCGCGCCGCAGTGGGTGGTCGAGGACGACGGCGTGCTGGATCCGTCCGGCGCCTGGCACCTGATCCGGCTCCAGCTGCCCGGCCGGGTCAACCTGGGCAACGCGGCCACCGCGCTCGCGGTCGCGGCCGCGTTCGGCATCCGCCCGCTGCAGGCCGTGCCGACGCTCTCCTCAGTGGCGTCGGTGGCCGGCCGCTACGCGCAGGTCGACCGGGACGGGCGCAACATCCGGCTGCTCCTGGCGAAGAACCCGGCCAGCTGGCTGGAGGCGTTCGACATGGCGGACAACGCGCCCACGCTGCTCTCGATCAACGCGCGTGACCCCGACGGGCTGGACACGTCCTGGCTCTTCGACGTCGACTTCTCGCCGCTGCGCGGGCGCCAGGTGCTGATCACCGGCGACCGGGCGTACGACCTCGCGGTCCGGCTCGACGTGAACGACGTGCCGTTCCGGCACGTACAGACCTTCGGGGAGGCGATCGCGAGCGTGCCGCCGGGACGCCTGGAGGTCATCGCGAACTACACCGCCTTCCAAGACATCCGAGCGGAGCTTGACCGTGTCAATTAA